DNA from Fretibacterium sp. OH1220_COT-178:
AGACAAAAGACTCGCGACTGCGTTTTTCGGACATGGAGTCGGCATGCCGCTCTCGTCGGTATCGGAGATACCGGCGGGGGTATGGGGCGAAGCCCCGTTCAGATCCGGAGCAGGCCGACGATCCCACATTTCAGCAATTAAGATCCCTCCATAGAACGAGACAAAAGACTCGCGACTGCGTTTTTCGGACATGGAGTCGGCATGCCGCTCTCGTCGGTATCGGAGATACCGGCGGGGGCATGGGGCGAAGCCCCGTTCAGATCCGGAGCAGGCCGACGATTCCGGGGTACGGCAAAAATTCCCTTCCCTCTATATTCCATACTATATTGTACACTTTTACGGTTTTACGGAGCGGGGTCCTTGTCCTCCGGGGCCATGGTCCGCCTCAGGCGCCGCAGGACCAGGGCCAGGAAGGCCGCGGAGACCATGGTGCCCAGAAGGGAGGCGACGGACTGGAACCACCAGATGTGCCTCGGCGCAAACCAGAGGAAGAACAGCCAGGCCGCGGAGATCCGGAAGACGATCGAGCGCAGGATCTGGACGATCGTTCCGTAGAGCGACTGACCGATGCCGACGAAGAACGCACCGACGAGGATCATGAACACGCTGCACGGGTAGGACGGGACGGAGGCCCGTATGGCCCGGACGGCCATATCCGCCGTCTCCGGCGGGGGCCGGAAAAGCCCCAGAAAGAGGTGGGGCCAGACGTAGATCACCGCCCCTATGGAGCACATCAGAATCATCCCGAGCAGAAACGCGGAACGAAGGCCCGCGGTCATCCGCGCCAGGTCGCGCCTGCCGTAGTTGTAGGCGATGTAGGGGATGAGGGCCATGTAGAGTCCGAAGAGGAAGTTGAACGCCAGGTCCTCGATCCTCAGCCCAAGCATCCAGGCGGAGACGGCATGGTGGCCGTAGTTCGTCAGGATCCTGTTGGTTCCCCCCATGCCCAGGGCCACGCTGGCCGTCGTCAGGGCGATCGGGATGCCGATGCGCAGAATGGGTCCCCACCAGGCGGTCAGGTCCGTCCTGGGGTGGAGCAGGGGCGGCACGGGAATGGCGCTGATCCGCGGCATCTTTCTCAGGAGGTAGAGCACGGAGACGACCCGAGCGATCCACGTCGCGATGGCCGCGCCCGAAATGCCCCAGCCGAACCCGAAGATGAGGAGGGGGTCGAGGATCAGGTTGACCGTGTTCGCCAGGGCGATGGCCTTGAAGGGCGTCAGGGTGTCCCCCTGCGCCCGCGCCGTGGTGTTGGCGATGTAGGTGTAGCCGCCGAAGGGCAGCATGATCGGGATCCACAGATTGTAGAGCCAGCAGAGCCGCAGCAGCTCCGGGTTGCCTCCCGCCCCGATCGCTCCGAATACGGCCCCCGATACGGAGGGCAAAACCATCGGCGTGGAGAGGAGGCAGATGAGGTAGAGCAGGGCCAATGCGCTGCGCGCGATGTGCCGGGCGCTGGCGGGATCGTGGCGCCCCAGGTGCCGGCCCATGAGGGCCGCCGCACCGCCGCCCACGCACTCGAGGGTGGCGAAGATGCAGAGGTTGACGGGCAGGGTGAAGGACATGGCGGCCATGGGGAGCTCCCCCAGCCAGGAGACGAAGATGGTGTCCACCAGAGCCAGGAGGCTGTTGAAGAAAAAGAGCCCCACGGAGGGAACGGCCAGGACGACGAGCGCCCTCATGGGGTTGTCGTTCTCCAGGTCGGCGCGGCCGGCGAAAAGGGATGTCCGGGAACGCGAAGGTGGGGAGGCGGCCTCCCGGGTTCTCGATGGCATCGTCATTCTGTATCCCTCCTCCCGGAACATCAAAATATAATCGTCCGCCCTTCCGTCGCCCCAAAGGGGAAAAAGAGGCGATTTTCGGGGCCAGGCCATTATAGCGCATCGCCGCGCGCAGAGGGGCCGGTCGGCCGCATCCCTTGACGGAGTGTCGGAACGATGCGCTATAATACGAACGTTGTGCCCGAGGACGAACGTTGCATTTCGAGCGGATGGAGAGAGCCGAGATTTGAGGATGCCGTCCCCGGGCCGAGCGACGAGGGGGTTGAGTGTTTGAGTTCCGAGAACAGGAAGTATCTTGTGGGCGCGGAGGTCTGGACGGGTGCGGGAGGGCGCCTGAAAAAGGGCGTCGTCGCCATTGAGGGAGGGCGCATCGCCCAGGTGGGGGAGGACGTTCCGGTTCCGGCGGGGGCGGAGGTCGTCGACCTCGCGGGACGGTTCGTCACACCAGGATTGATCGACGCCCACGTCCACATGGGGACCTACAACGAGGGGTTCCCCGAGGCGATGCAGGACGCCAACGACATGGTGGAGCCCGTCCTGCCCCAGCTGCGCATTCTCGACGCCCTCTACCCGGAGGACACGTCCTTTCCCGACGCCCTGTCGGGCGGCGTGACCTGCGTTCAGTCCCTGCCCGGCAGCGGCAACGTCGTGGGGGGGCAGGGCATGGTGGTCAAGACCAGGCCCGATATCGTGGAGCGCATGGCGGTCCTGCCCTGTTCGGGCATGAAGGCCGCGTTGGGGGAGAACCCGGTGCGCGTCTACAGCGCCAAGAACAAGCTGCCCAACACCCGCATGGGGAGCGCCTGGCTGATGCGCGACGCTTTCGTCCGCGCGCAGAACTACCGCGCCCGGCGCGACGCCGCGGCGAAGAAGGGCGACCCGTTCGACAGGGATCTGGGGCTGGAGGCCCTGCTGTCCGTCCTTGACCGCGCTATGCCCTTCCGGGTCCACTGCCATCGGCTGGACGACATCCAGACGGCGGTCCGCGTCTCCGAGGAGTTCGGGCTGGACTACACCATCGAGCACTGCACCGAGGGGCACCTCATCGCGCCATGGCTTGCGGAGAAGAAGGTCCGCGCCGCCGTCGGCCCGACGCTGTCCTCCAAGCCCAAGATCGAGCTTCGCAACAAGTCCTGGGATACGCCCGTCACGCTTTGGCGGGCGGGGGTCCATTTCTGCATCATCACGGACCATCCGGTCATCCCCATCGAACACCTGATCGTCTGTGCCTCGCTGGCCGTCAAGGCCGGCCTGCCTCCCGACGAGGCCCTCAAGGCGGTGACGCTCTATGCCGCCGAACACCTGGGGCTGGAGAAACGCCTGGGCTCCATCGAGCCGGGCAAGGACGCCGATCTCGCGGTCTGGGACGGCGATCCCCTCGACGCCCGTACGCACGTCGTCAAGACCTTTATTGACGGAAACGAGGTCTACAGCCGCTGAGGCGGCGACGGTCCCGTCGCGTTTCGTTCCGAAAACCCCAGGGATCGGCCTTCGCTTCCCGGAGGCACCCGTTTCCTTGCATCGTCCGTTTTGTCTTCCATCTCCCCGGCTTCGGGGGGAAATAAGAAAGAGGAGAGGATAGTTTTGAGGAAGAGCATTTTGGCACTGCTGGCACTTGCGCTTGTTCTTTCCCTCGGCGGCGCCGCGTTTGCCGCGAAGGACACGCTGGTCGTCGCCGACCAGTACGACGCGACCACGCTGGATCCCATCCGCCACAACGACTACCCCAGTTCCCGCGCCTGTCACCAGATCTACGATACCCTCATCTTCCTGAACGACGACGGTTCCTTCCGCCCCGGCCTGGCCGAGAAGTGGGAGTTTGTCTCCGGGACGGCCTACAAGATGTACCTCCGCAAGGGCGTGAAGTTCCACAACGGCGAGGAGCTGAAGGCCGTCGACGTCAAGTTCTCCCTGGAGCGCGCCACCACCGAGCTGGGCGCCCAGATCAAGACCTACTCCCAGGACCTCAAAGAGGTGGAGATCGTGGACGACTACACGGTCATCCTGCACCTCAAGAAGGAGAACTTCCCCTTCTTCGCCTCCCTCTCCCACAGCTGGGGCTCCATCGTGAACAAGAAGGAGGTCGAGGCCCAGGGCGAGAACTACGGCACCCCGGCGGGAACCGCCGTCGGAACCGGCCCCTTCAAGTTCGGGAAGTGGGACAAGGGCGACAAGTACACCTTCGAGCGCTATGACGACTACTGGGACGGCAAGGCGCAGTACAAGACCCTCGTGGTCCGCTCCATCCCCGAGCCCACGGCCCGCACCGTCGGCCTCGAGACGGGCGAGGTGGACATCGCCTATCCCACCACGACCACGGAGCTCAAGCGCGTCGAGGAGAACCCCGACCTGGTGCTGCAGCGCAAGCCCCTGGCCTCCACCACCTACATGGGCTTCAACACCACGAAGAAGCCCTTCGACGATCCTCGGGTCCGCCAGGCGTTCAACGCCGCCATCGACACCGTGGGCATCCAGAAGGCCGTCTTCCGCGGCGTGGGCAAGACGCCCCGCACGCTGATCCCGTCCAACATCAAGTACTCCATCAACGACGAGATCCCCGAGCACAAGCGCGACCTCGAGGCCGCCAAGAAGCTCTTCGCCGAGGCGGGGGTCAAGACCGACGGCTGGAAGGTCCAGATCTGGACCAACGAGCGCAAGGAGCGCGTCGACATGGCCACGATCATCCAGGCGCAGCTTCAGGAGCTGGGCATCACCGCCGAGATCAAGGTTCTGGAGTGGGGCGCGTACCTCGACGGCCTGAAGAAGAAGGAGCACGACATGTTCCTGCTGGGCTGGGGCCTCTCCGTTCCCGACCCGGACTACGCCGTGGCCGGCCTGCTGGAGACCGGTGCGGGCACCAACTACACCTTCTTCAGCGACGCGAAGCTGGACGAGCTGCTGGCCAAGGGCCGCGCCATGTCCGACGGACCCGAGCGCGCCCAGGTCTAC
Protein-coding regions in this window:
- a CDS encoding ABC transporter substrate-binding protein; this translates as MRKSILALLALALVLSLGGAAFAAKDTLVVADQYDATTLDPIRHNDYPSSRACHQIYDTLIFLNDDGSFRPGLAEKWEFVSGTAYKMYLRKGVKFHNGEELKAVDVKFSLERATTELGAQIKTYSQDLKEVEIVDDYTVILHLKKENFPFFASLSHSWGSIVNKKEVEAQGENYGTPAGTAVGTGPFKFGKWDKGDKYTFERYDDYWDGKAQYKTLVVRSIPEPTARTVGLETGEVDIAYPTTTTELKRVEENPDLVLQRKPLASTTYMGFNTTKKPFDDPRVRQAFNAAIDTVGIQKAVFRGVGKTPRTLIPSNIKYSINDEIPEHKRDLEAAKKLFAEAGVKTDGWKVQIWTNERKERVDMATIIQAQLQELGITAEIKVLEWGAYLDGLKKKEHDMFLLGWGLSVPDPDYAVAGLLETGAGTNYTFFSDAKLDELLAKGRAMSDGPERAQVYKDMQLFINEQCPMLFLHNDESLVGVQKKLKGFSSSPFDVHTFYTASFEE
- a CDS encoding amidohydrolase; protein product: MSSENRKYLVGAEVWTGAGGRLKKGVVAIEGGRIAQVGEDVPVPAGAEVVDLAGRFVTPGLIDAHVHMGTYNEGFPEAMQDANDMVEPVLPQLRILDALYPEDTSFPDALSGGVTCVQSLPGSGNVVGGQGMVVKTRPDIVERMAVLPCSGMKAALGENPVRVYSAKNKLPNTRMGSAWLMRDAFVRAQNYRARRDAAAKKGDPFDRDLGLEALLSVLDRAMPFRVHCHRLDDIQTAVRVSEEFGLDYTIEHCTEGHLIAPWLAEKKVRAAVGPTLSSKPKIELRNKSWDTPVTLWRAGVHFCIITDHPVIPIEHLIVCASLAVKAGLPPDEALKAVTLYAAEHLGLEKRLGSIEPGKDADLAVWDGDPLDARTHVVKTFIDGNEVYSR
- a CDS encoding MATE family efflux transporter — translated: MTMPSRTREAASPPSRSRTSLFAGRADLENDNPMRALVVLAVPSVGLFFFNSLLALVDTIFVSWLGELPMAAMSFTLPVNLCIFATLECVGGGAAALMGRHLGRHDPASARHIARSALALLYLICLLSTPMVLPSVSGAVFGAIGAGGNPELLRLCWLYNLWIPIMLPFGGYTYIANTTARAQGDTLTPFKAIALANTVNLILDPLLIFGFGWGISGAAIATWIARVVSVLYLLRKMPRISAIPVPPLLHPRTDLTAWWGPILRIGIPIALTTASVALGMGGTNRILTNYGHHAVSAWMLGLRIEDLAFNFLFGLYMALIPYIAYNYGRRDLARMTAGLRSAFLLGMILMCSIGAVIYVWPHLFLGLFRPPPETADMAVRAIRASVPSYPCSVFMILVGAFFVGIGQSLYGTIVQILRSIVFRISAAWLFFLWFAPRHIWWFQSVASLLGTMVSAAFLALVLRRLRRTMAPEDKDPAP